A single region of the Melopsittacus undulatus isolate bMelUnd1 chromosome 10, bMelUnd1.mat.Z, whole genome shotgun sequence genome encodes:
- the SPRY4 gene encoding protein sprouty homolog 4, which produces MEPRIPHNITVVPNSVMVQPLLDSRIPYGRLQHPLTILPIDQMKTTHIENDYTDNPTAAQLAAQKRPRGPHELVLTNQHPQRCEQDVTHPWISFSGRPSSISSSSSTSSDQRLLDHMAPAPVAEQSSPRAVRIQPKVINCKPLDLKEPVSQELDKHFLLCEACGKCKCKECALPRTLPSCWVCNQECLCSAQNLVNYSTCMCLVKGVFYHCTNEDDEGTCADHPCSCSHSNCCARWSFMSALSLVLPCLLCYLPATGCVKLSQRCYDQVSRPGCRCKNTNSVICKALPESKGNRPEKPF; this is translated from the coding sequence ATGGAGCCCCGGATTCCCCACAACATCACTGTCGTCCCCAACTCTGTGATGGTCCAGCCCTTGCTGGACAGTCGGATCCCCTATGGGCGCCTGCAGCACCCACTCACCATCCTACCGATTGACCAAATGAAGACCACTCACATAGAGAATGATTACACCGACAACCCCACCGCTGCCCAGCTGGCAGCCCAGAAGCGGCCCCGAGGCCCCCATGAACTGGTCCTGACCAACCAGCACCCACAGCGCTGTGAGCAGGATGTCACCCACCCCTGGATCTCCTTCAGCGGGCGCcccagctccatcagcagcagcagcagcacttcctcAGACCAAAGGCTCTTGGACCACATGGCCCCAGCACCCGTGGCGGAGCAGTCCTCCCCCCGAGCGGTTCGCATTCAGCCCAAGGTGATTAACTGCAAACCCCTGGACCTGAAGGAACCTGTGTCTCAGGAACTGGACAAGCACTTTCTGCTGTGCGAAGCCTGTGGGAAATGCAAGTGTAAGGAGTGCGCGCTGCCCCGGACGCTGCCTTCATGCTGGGTGTGCAACCAAGAGTGCCTCTGCTCAGCACAGAACCTGGTCAACTACTCCACCTGCATGTGTCTTGTCAAGGGCGTCTTCTACCACTGCACCAACGAGGACGATGAGGGCACATGCGCTGACcacccctgctcctgctcccactcAAACTGCTGTGCCCGCTGGTCCTTCATGAGCGCCCTCTCCTTGGTGCTCCCTTGCTTGCTCTGCTACCTGCCAGCCACCGGCTGCGTCAAGCTGTCCCAGAGATGCTATGACCAAGTGAGCCGGCCCGGATGCAGATGTAAAAACACAAACAGTGTCATTTGCAAGGCACTGCCTGAGAGCAAAGGAAACAGGCCAGAGAAGCCCTTTTGA